The genomic interval AAGATTGCTCTGTTTGTAAGAGCCCCCTTTTTCCGAGAAGAGGACactcagacacagacagacagacaaacacaattTAGCATCAAAAGACCGATGGGAAAATATAAGTATATTATTCTAGAATTAAGAATCTAGAATCTCCCGTAAAAGGTGTTGCGTAATGTCTCAAACATGTGGGTCTTTGGGTTTACAGTTTAAGAACATCTCTGAGCAAGCGaagatgaataaaataaaataaaataaaataaaattgtattggccacatgcgccgaatacaacaggtgcagacattacagtgaaatgcttacttacagcccttaaccaacagtgcatttatttttaataaaaaagtaaaataaaacaacaacaaaaaagtgttgagaaaaaaaagagcagaagtaaaataaaataacagtagggaggctatatatacaggggggtaccggtgcagagtcaatgtgcgggggcaccggctagttgaggtagttgaagtagttGAAGGGGTTTATGACAATATATATCAGGATTTGGTCAAGTAAAGCATAAATTGCAATGGTTTTAATACTTTGTCTTTCTGTCATCTCAAATGCTTTTATATAACTAGTTGAAACATTTAACTGGCAAATAGTGACATAGCTCTGTGTGACAAGACATTCTGTGTGTAAATGGTTTTacacatagagcagtagagacaGCAACAGGTTGACAATGTTTGGAGGTAAATATTATATGAAAGAGATTTGAATATTGTTGAAACTTGAATTGAACGTTATCACATTGTGTTCTCTGATGACACAGTAAAAGAAAATCACACATATTGAGGtcacacagacagaacacaggGCCCTACATTTCCATGCCAAATGTATCATCCAATTCATTTCCTGATGACGCTAGTTGATGGTTGACAGCTGACGGTGTCCCACCTAAATGACAGGTCAGCTTTTAACACCATTAATACCCTTTATAAGGGATTCATTACTGTAAATCTTATGTTTCCTTGTCCTAAATCCTGACCTTATTCTCTGTCCCACTGTTCTAATGCATCACTTCACAACTGGACATGTCCTGTTTGGCTGCTGTCTGTGAGATATTAGGCACTCCGTCACAACCTCAATCTCTTATCTGTCAGTGTGACCTCTGTCCGTCCTACCCCTGAAACCAAAGAGCAGACAGACTGTTTGCGTCATGGTTTTAGGTTCATATCaagggtgtgtgtgcatgcgtgtgtttgtgtgcgtgtgcgtgtgtgtgtgtgtgtgtgtgtgtgtgtgtgtgtgtgtgtgtgtgtgtgtgtgtgtgtgtgtaaagcgcTCCCAATGGCTCAATGACACAGGCGATGAGTTAGATGTGttagatatacactaccggtcaaaggtttggacacacctactcattcaagggtttgtctttatttttactattttctacattgtagaataatagcgaagacatcaaaactatgaaataacacatatgtaatcatgtagtaaccaacaaagtgttaaacaaatgattcttcaaatagccaccctttgccttgatgacagctttgcacactcttggctttctctcaaccagcttcacctggaatgcttttccaacagtcttgaaggagttcccacatatgctgagcacttgttgtctgcttttccttcactctgcggtccgactcatcccaaaccatctcaatttgattgaggtcaggggattgtggaggccaggtcatctgatgcaacactccatcactctccttcttgataaaatagcccttacaccacctggaggtgtgttgggttattgtcctgttgaaaaacaaatgatagtcccactaagcccaaaccagatgggatggcgtattgctgcagaatgctgtggtagccatgctggttaagtgtgccttgaattctaaataaatcacagacagtgtaaccagcaaagcacccccacacaataacacctcctcctctatgctttagggtgggaaatacacatgcggagataatccgttcacccacactccgtctcacaaagacacggcggttggaaccaaaaatctccaatttggactccagaccaaaggacacatttccaccggtctaatgtccattgctcgtgtttcttggtccaagcaagtctcttcttcttattggtgtcctttagtagtggtttctttgcagaaattcgatcatgaaggcctgattcacacagtcccctctgaacagttgatgttgagatgtgtctgtgacttgaactctgaagcatttatttggcctgcaatttctgaggctggtaactctaatgaacttatcctctgcagcagaggtaactctgggtcttcctttcctgtggcagtcctcaggagagccagtttcatcatagcgcttgatggtttttgcgactgcacttgaagaaactttcaaagttcttgaaatgttcctttttttggggggtgaaatgttccgtattgactgaccttcatgtcttgaagtaatgatggactgtcgtttctctttacttatttgagctgttcttgccataatatggacttggtcttttaccaaatagggctatcttctgtataccccccctaccttgtcacaacacaactgattggctcaatcgccttaagaaggaaagaaattccacaaattaacttttaagaaggcacacctgttaattgaaatgcattccaggtgactacctcatgaagctggttgagagaatgccaagagtgtgaaaagctgtcatcaaggcaaagggtggctatttgaagaatctcaaatataaaatatattttgatttgttgaacacttttttggttactacatgattccatgttatttcatagttttgatgtcttcactattattctacaatgtagaaaatagtaaaaataaagaaaaacccttgaatgagtaggtgttctaaaactttttaccAGTAGTGTATACATAAATTAATGAATAGGCCTCAATATATTAAATTAAAACCCTCTACGACCCAGACAGGCCAATCACGGCTAGAGTGTAGATCAGTGACAGGACGGGGCAGGGCAGGGTAGGGCCTGCATTTATCATCTGTGTCATTAGGTATCAAATGGTTGCTCTTGGTTACGCAGATACACAAATAGACAacctcctccccactcctctggTAATccatttattatttatatttaaaCCACTATAATTGAGATGATCACAGGTTAATAACAGGTTGTTCATAGAGCTACAGCTAACAAACTGTTTGAGTTGATTGAACTTGATTTCACTCATGAACACTTAACGACCTCTAATAACCTGGCGGAGTCCCTCTCTTCATTACAATGCAGTGCTGATGAAGGTTGACAGTACATGTGAGAAgactttacacacacatacacacacacacacacacacagacacataacaACACATAGGGAGGGACATTCATCTCTCTTCCATGCAGTGTCTCTTCTTCATCTCTATCCAGAAATTGATGGGACTCTTAATCTCTTGATTGAAGGCGTGTTGAGGATTTAGACTGGGCCGGGCCGGTAGTAGACTTTCTGGTTATTTGCAAatctaggtgaaagatctgtctcGTCTGGCTCTGGACACAACATGCCATTTGATGTTGCCTTTAAAGAGCCCTGTGAAAAGAAGATGGGATTTGGACCGTCCATTATATCAGGCTTTCTGAATTGTGCCTGATTAGGTATAAGTCTCATTCCATTATATGatctcttctctttatctcactcccattatgttgatgacgttaACAAAAGACGACCTGGTTGATGAACTAGATGCTGTCATTTAATCCAAGGAGCAGGTAAAAAATGTCGTTGATGTTAAATCTTGTCTCTTTAGTCTAATGCAATACTTCAATCACAATGGATTAGGGTGAAGACCACGCACTGCCATCAATAGCAACAACCACCCCACCATACCAGACCATGGTTCACTCATCTTAAAGGTTTGTGCCATGTCATCATTTTAATCTCATCCCATGTCTCTTTAGATCTGCTTAAGAGTATAttaactcctcctctcatctctctatccagTAAATGAATGTCACGCTCCGGCAGGCTATTCCTGAAAGTACATGTAAAACCTGCatggcacacacacgcacatgcacacacacgcacatgcacacacacacacacaagcggaAGATAGCCTAGCACAGGGGTATTCAATTCTTACCCCACGAggtcaactcttaccctacccaCCTGTTGTCCCAGGTCtcaatcagtccctgattagatgggaacaatgaaaaagagcagtggaactggcttcgaggtccagagttgagtttgaggggcctagcggttagagcgttgggccagtaaccaaaatttCCGAGCCGACAAGATGAAAAATCTGCATATGTGCccgtgagcaaggcacttaaccctcatttgctccaggggcgctgtactactatggctgaaaacaacacatttcattgcacctatccagtgtatgtgacaataacaCAAAGGAACACCAAACTCAATGGTCCAGCAGCAGCTGTGTAATCTATATTTAATCTTACCGTCTGTATTGTAAGACATTCAATTATCCTGCCCAAGTAATTTCCACGTGCCTACTAGTCCCCCCCACCTTTCCATCACACCGTTGTTGACTGACAACTGGGGAGAACCATTGTCCCCTCCCTCCCAGCCTCAATTCTCTCCAATAAAGACAACACTAGCTACCACAAATCCCCCCAAGAGGAGATTGCCCTTGGACTTTTAGCTCCACCGTCAGTCCCCTGGCCTGGATCCTGTGGTGCCCTGCATGTGCGGCCATGTGAGCAGCTGCTTATAGCACACGACACCTCCCACCACACCCCTGCCCCTCCCCTCGCCCCCCTCACCCTTACCCCTGGCTGCACTGCTTTCTCTGTCTAACTCTGTTCGGGCACCACGGGAAACACAGCTGGATCGCTACCGACcgaatccccctctctctcgcgcgcGCGCTTAGTAGTCAGACGTGTTTGTCTCGAGTTCTGCTACTCAGTTTAGCCGTTTGCCTACAACGACACCACGGCAGCATGCGAACGCTACTGGACAGCAGCTGGATAAAGTTTGGGCCAGCCGGCAGAGGGTCCATCGATTGGGTGACTGGGTCACCTTCTCCCCCCACGGTAGAGAGACAGTTACAGGTAAGGGATCATCAGCTTGTTGTTACTGAGTGAGTCTGAGTCAGCAGTAGACTACTGTGAGACCCAGAGATGTAACTTTTTGGTAGGCCCAGGAGGTAGGCAACCTGAGTCCTGGAGAGCTGCAGCAGTTTTTGAGTTGACTTTTTTGCTTTACACCTGGGAGGAGGTAGGTGGCATACTGGCTTAACAATCTAAAGAACAGACCGAAAATTATTCTGAACACTACTTTTTTAGgtgtattattttttattttatattatctTTAATTTTTCCTCACTGGAGGAGCGCTGTCCAAGGTACTTCGGCCAGCCTGTGGCTACACAGACTTCTGCAGGCTACACActcttgttgttgttagttgaGTGCCTTAGCCTCTTGGAATAGTCTTGGATATCACGACTATGATGAGAGCTTGTGAGTGCAGTTCATGTCAGGGAAATGGCAAAGGAAAGCTTTTCGGGACTTTCAGCAGAGCGGAGTGATGTTGACGGGTCTTTAGTCAGTCATCCAGATGAGGATCAGCATTATCTGAGCACGGAAACCGATTGGTCGGGTGAATTTGGGACACTGATTGTGTCAACAGGGGAATAGAACACTCAGGCAATATCAAATGGCATAAGCTCTATTGAGCCTCTGTAGGATATCTTGATTTCACAACCATGTATGTTCAGTTTTGAGAAGATGGAAGAGGATCAACACTGATCCAGTGGAACATTGCCGTTTTGAGGCAAAACCCATTACTGATTTTCAGATTTCATATCTTTAACATAGTCCTGAATGTATTTTATGGGAATCTTTTTTCTGTCCTTTGAATGATGTGGTTTATTAACCCTTTCCCCTCCAAAACCACCAGGGCTACAACTGGAATGAGCTGAACCTCGACAAGGAGGGGAGGTCAGAGCTGCTCCTCTATGTGGTCCTCCCCGTCGCCTCCCTCCTCATTCTGGGCCTCCTGGTACTCCTGGCCTACTGGAGGTGCTCCCCTCCCAAGCTCAGCCTGGCCCAAATCATCGCCCTGGACCTCCAGGACGCCGAGAGCAGCGCTGAGTTCCTCTCCTCGCTCACCGGCCACGGCGAACGCCACACCAGCACCAGCTCTGACATGTCGGACAGTGTGTTCGTCATGGTCTACCTGCCGCCGCCCTACGAGGAGACGCTGACCAAGATCACACGCGCCGCCAGTCTGACCAGTCGGAAAGAGTCCATGAAGATAGAGGACCTGGAGGCCTGGCTGTGTCCGGAGATCAAGTCCAGTGGACGCTACGTGTGACTGGGGAACACTGGGActgtctctcaaatggcacccaattccctatatagcccacatagggctctggttaaaagtagtgcactttgtagggagTAAGGTATAACTAGCAAGCTCTTTAGAATAAGGGGTTTTCAATGGATTAAGAAAAACATCAGACCTGAGTTAATCTTTTGTGGGTACCAGCTTTCTACACAGAGGAGTGTGCAATTGCATGAAAGCTGGAAGCTGGAAATTGCATTGACTGGCTGTCTATTACATCTAGATTCTCTACAGAGGACATACGCTGACTATGTACAAACCGTAGGTCACAGTAGGCAAATAAAACTCTTTCAACGATACAAAAAAGAATATACAATTCATTTGCGTTGTTTTTATCTCCTAAATGAAACCCATTTTTACTTCCACACTACAACCCTCCTGTACCTGTGTTGTTTTACAGTTTGTTCCTTATTTGGAGACTTAAGAATGTCAATGTGCAAAGTGCAAGAATGTTAGTCTTATATGTAATACTGTATGTTATTTGAATTTTATTGTAATTGTATTTATATGTAAGAAGGTACAAAGACCTAGCCTGGGTACCATGCCTTTGACAGGAGTGGCAAGGGGTGGAATGTTAGCTAGACTGGTACCTGGACTTACAAAGACCTGGTCCAGGTTAATAATTCCCTTCATTCCTTGGAATCACATCATGAATGTACTCCTAAAAACCTCAGACCTGATATGTTTTATAGACTACATAACAGATATGCAGTATAATTTACAAGTAATATGTTTGTACAAAGTGTTATAttgtttttaaataaataataagaaaAGCATGGTTATGATTGACAGAGTTCCATCATCATCACTTATGCACTGAGGCTGCAAAGTTATAATCACATGCTGCCCCACTATGGTACATCTTGGTCATATCATGTAGACTATGTAGAGGTGAGCTCTCCTTTCCAAACGCATGCCTTACATTACAGCTATGGTCTTGCTGCGTTTCTGAGCAAGATTGTCAAGAAGTGTTAGAAATGTCCAGGGGTCCAACTAGATCTAGCAGCTACAGCATTTCATATTCTACTCTTTGTACCATTTATTCTTGTAAATGATCAGTTTCAGATAACTAGACTTCATGGAAGCGTTTTTATTTAAAGCGTATTTATTCACCAAATGTTAATTGTTGTTAATTAACCAATTAATTTGAATAGTCTACTGTCTACATTATCGCAAAAGCCCAAAATTCAAAACATAATGTATTTTCAgcaaaataaatgtgtttatCTAATCAAAAACCACATATTAAAACACAGATTTTCAGGCTACACCATAGAACAATAAAATTGTTTATTGGTTTATTTGTTTATATCATGTAAAAGTAAGAAAAGTCACAAAAGTCATGTCTTTAGAATATAAAAGTCATACAAAAGACATAAAAATAAACTATAGCCTCTGGTAAGCTGTAAATACACATCCTGTAGCCCAAAATGGAAAATAAGACATGCTATTACATGTTGTCTGTTTGGGATCTGCGGTAGGCTTCGTTGTTATATCTGTCTCCGTGTAAATGTGTGTGCGTCCATACATTCGGTTTGTGTGGATGTCATTTCTAGTATCCGCGCCTGCGACAAACCCTCATCCACAATTCCTTCGCTGTTTTTTTCTTACGGCCAAACAAACCCCAGAACCAGCCGCAacacttctccttctccttctcctttttattactttcctcctccatcattgCCATCCATCCCTTCATCCAGAAGGGTTCGGGTTCCTGTGAACAAACAGAGTTGGTGAGTCGAAACTacaggcaccttaattggggaggacgggctcatagtaatggctggaacggaatcgaTGGAATGttatcgaacacatcaaacacatggtttccatgtgtttgataccattccagtgACTCCATTCCAGATATTGTTATTAGCCGCCCTCCccacagcagcctcctgtggtggaaACAAACCGCAGGAAGCCATCAGCATCAGCAACCTGGCAAAGCTGAAGCTGCAGCTCAGTACAGGACAGACAACATTCAAATTGACTGAAATTATCAATGAGACAACACAGAATACAGTGTAGCTTACCTTCTCAAGGAGGAGTTTCTTCATTCTGTCAGCACTGGCTTTCTCAATGCAAAGCTCCAGCTTGGTCTTGTCTAGGGAAAATGGTGATAGGACAAGATAGGACATTTGAACGGAAGTGAAGAGTTCAAGTTGTTATTGTCCAACTGGTTAGCTGACTGTTACATGTAGCTGTTTACTCTACATCGGATATTGTTGTGAAATTGTGAATGAAAGAACATTGTGGAATACAAGTAATTTACAAGAGACTAGGCCTGATTCTGAATGTAGCACACCAACAGTAACAGTGTTCTACCTGTATTATCTGgacagctggtctctctcttgaCCGGGATGTTGATGCAGTATGGCCGGTCATCACCCTTGTTGGTGTCCTTGGCGAAGGTCAAGGTAGGCCTCAGTTGAGCCATGATCTCTCGGACCATGATATCGCAGACCAGCAGAGACCGTATGTCTGGGTATAGCTGGGCTTTAACCAATGGCCACTCACGGAAAGTCCTGAAGTAGTTGCTCCTGATAGAGAGTGAGACGTCTTCTAAGAATGTGGCCATCTTGTCTGGCTCATCGTTGAGCTTCTTCAGAGTGCATAAGAACAGTCTTTGGTTTTGGTATTTCAGTGCCTCTTTCTGAACCTGGATATCTATGTGCTCTACCATATCATTGCAAAGTGGGGACGTCTTCCCATGAACCGTACTGCTGCTTGATTGTGCATGAATCTGGGAAGACAGAGTCAAAGACTTTCCTGACAAGACTAACAGGAACAATATCAAGGTTTGTCACCTTTGGTTtgttcctctctgcctccttctgagCCTGGTCTTGCACAGGCTTTCCACAGTCCTTTGGTTtgttcctctctgcctccttctgagCCTGGTCTTGCACAGGCTTTCCACAGTCCTTTGTGGTTGACTCGAAAACATCAGTCTGTGGGAACTGCTTCAAAAAGGCAGCCTGACTGACGTCGAGAGCAAGAGGATTAACGGGGACTGTGTTGCTTGATGTTACAACCTCCTCATCGTCGTCCCCGACAAAGTATTTGGGGTCGATCCAGACTACATCTCTGTTGGAGGAACGAGGCAGAGAAACACGGTGGATGTAGTCCAACTTGATGTGGTCATTCAACGGGAAAGCCTTCTGGAACAGTGCCAGTTTCCCGACCTGGGACCCGTAGTGATTGTAGATGGTCTTCCTAAGGTCCTCGGGTAGGGCTACTGCAAAGAGCTTGCTCTCCATTGCCTCTTCGCAGCTCCTAGCAATTGGACGCTGTGGGCCGAGGACTTGAAGCGGATAGGTGTCACTAATGCCCTTGTACACCATTAGGATCCCCTCACAGATAGCACTGGGGATGGTGGAGATGATCACCGGGTCCTTCATGGAAACCAGTTTTTTATCTTGATTGTTGTGCCAAACTGATGTATCATGGCACTCTGCATGTGCAacactgtctgcctcatgttgcaGAAGGGGGGGCACAGCTTTTCATCCACAGAAATACCTGGAATCTTCCTCAAGATGTTAAAAGCTACTGAGGCCATTTTAACAACCAGTAAGAGCAGAGCCTGTTGGTCAAGCTGTTTAGTACCGTGTCCGTTCATTGGATGAAGTTTTAGAATAAACTTCACTACGAAGTCATTGAACAGTTCTCCGCTAATGATCAATCTAGCAGGTAGAGGACAGATGTTCACCATATCCTGACTAATATGTCTCTCCTCTTCATTGGCAGCATTTACATCAGGCACTGTCTTAGAAATGCATAGACCTACGAGATGAACAATGTACCTTGTCAAGATGTGTGACCTGATTCCCAGTGCTCTCGCCAGCACAGGTTTTGGGCCTAGAACCTCCTCCAGGTTGTTGATAACAGCCTTGGCCACCTCATAAGCATCAATGGACTGCTGAGTGTTagacatctcctcatcctcagttaCTTGAACCCAGGGAATAGACCACAGAAGAGCTTTGGTGTTGTTGATGATAACAGGTGTCTCCAAATAGACTCCCTCCTGAAAGGCTTGGGGATCTACTTGAAGAAGCACCTGGGTGATGATATGCTTAATGGTAGAACCAAGTACCACAATCTGCTTTGGCATGGTCTTGTATGCAGTCTTCATCGTGGTCTCAATGTCTGTAAGGGCCGTTTGGAGTATGGGACAGGTGCTAAGGTCAAGGACCTCAACCTTCTTCTCCTTCACGTGGTAGAGAAAGAAAGGCATTGTAATGTTAGTTCTATGTACACCTCTGGTGTCTTTACTGCCTAGCACATGTCTTGTAGTGTATTTCTTATTACATGTACAGGTATAGTACTACACTGagagaaaaaaggtgctatctagaacttgaaagtgttcttcagctgtccccataggagaaccctttgaagaatcatttttggttgcaggtagaacccttttggttccaggtagaataccTTTTGGGTtcgatgtagaaccctttctacagagggttctacatcaAACCCAAAAGTGttatttctacctggaaccaaaaagggttctacgtggaaccaaaaagggttctcctatgaggacagccgaagaacccctttggaacccttttttctaagagtgtagtataCAACAAAAATGCACAAATAAAGGATCCAGTCTTACCTTGTCTACCTGgctctccaggaccttcatgacATTGACTGCTGAGGATGAGGAGGGATAGGGGATCAGGTTTGCCTTGAAGACCTCAGCCTTCTTCTCCTGGGCTTCTCCATCCGCCACCTTGTCCAGCAGGCTGTCCATGACCTCCCTGACCTCCTGTGGAATCTCCACCTGGGTCTGGCTGAGGAACTCCACCTGGAGCATCTCATCTGACCTGATCTCAGGTTGGGCCTGTTTCTCTGAGAGCATACCTGCTGTGTCGCCACTCATCAGAGCTGCAGAACCAAGATGCTCATGGGAAGTAACCCATGGCTTGGCCTTGTCAGTCAGGAGCTGCTGCCCCTCCATGGCTACCTTCAGACGGAAGAGAGGAAGACATTAGTTCATACTGTTCCTTTGTGAACTTAAGGTGCAATAACAGGTAAATAAACAGTCTATGTGGATGGTAGCAATGGTGTACTATAGTTTAGGGAATGGAAAAGTATGAGTATACCTCTCCTGGGGACTGGTGACATTGGCTTAGTGTCACGCTCAGCTCTCTATGAATTTCCTGCTCGATCTCATGGAGTCTCTGGCGACCCTTCACCTTCAACATCTGTACGCACAGTAGGAGTTTAATATTAGCAGTGGTATCACACAGGACATTTTATTTTATGGCCTTGACAATGTCATTTTGTTCAGGATATCACAGATTTGTCATGGATGTGGTCGGtccaaaatgtattaaaaactaaAGGAGAACATCAAAATAGATGCTTATACACATGAGAGCTATTGTATAATTAATGGAAAACTTACCTGCTCATCAAGGTAACAATCGACCCAAGAAGACCCTTGGATGGATGTAGAGTCATCCATATTTGGTATCACCAGGAGACCAGTATAACAGC from Coregonus clupeaformis isolate EN_2021a unplaced genomic scaffold, ASM2061545v1 scaf2375, whole genome shotgun sequence carries:
- the LOC121562250 gene encoding small integral membrane protein 28-like, producing the protein MRTLLDSSWIKFGPAGRGSIDWVTGSPSPPTVERQLQGYNWNELNLDKEGRSELLLYVVLPVASLLILGLLVLLAYWRCSPPKLSLAQIIALDLQDAESSAEFLSSLTGHGERHTSTSSDMSDSVFVMVYLPPPYEETLTKITRAASLTSRKESMKIEDLEAWLCPEIKSSGRYV
- the LOC121562249 gene encoding uncharacterized protein LOC121562249, which translates into the protein MDDSTSIQGSSWVDCYLDEQMLKVKGRQRLHEIEQEIHRELSVTLSQCHQSPGEVAMEGQQLLTDKAKPWVTSHEHLGSAALMSGDTAGMLSEKQAQPEIRSDEMLQVEFLSQTQVEIPQEVREVMDSLLDKVADGEAQEKKAEVFKANLIPYPSSSSAVNVMKVLESQVDKEKKVEVLDLSTCPILQTALTDIETTMKTAYKTMPKQIVVLGSTIKHIITQVLLQVDPQAFQEGVYLETPVIINNTKALLWSIPWVQVTEDEEMSNTQQSIDAYEVAKAVINNLEEVLGPKPVLARALGIRSHILTRYIVHLVGLCISKTVPDVNAANEEERHISQDMVNICPLPARLIISGELFNDFVVKFILKLHPMNGHGTKQLDQQALLLLVVKMASVAFNILRKIPGISVDEKLCPPFCNMRQTVLHMQSAMIHQFGTTIKIKNWFP